The Callospermophilus lateralis isolate mCalLat2 chromosome 3, mCalLat2.hap1, whole genome shotgun sequence genome has a segment encoding these proteins:
- the Mettl17 gene encoding ribosome assembly protein METTL17, mitochondrial — MATVTTLRFLLTVGRWRRSRGVIFQFRTLAVLVPGVTQIDNKSDFLGKKPHRKHPGILQLPYVRLPQALTNAARVLLTESSMSNVEKEVHALTSYLWSRRLPVEPEELQRRAIHLEKKFSENQDLPQTEEKLREAVLHVLRKTTYHWQELSYNKELSLVYMAARLDGGFAAVSRAFHEIRIRIPEFKPQTLMDFGSGTGSVTWAAHSTWGQSLREYMCVDSSAAMLDLAEKLLKGGSQTGEPYVPGVFFRQFLPVSPKVQFDVVVSAFALSELPSKADRTEVVQTLWRKTSHFLVLLENGTKAGHRLLMDARDLVLKGKEKLPSDPRPGFVFAPCPHELPCPQLTASQPLACSFSQAYHPIPFSWNKKPKEEKFSMVILARGSPEEVNRWPRITQPVLKRPRHVHCHLCCSDGHMQHAVITARRHGRDLYRCARVSSWGDLLPVITPSEFPLSPAQDPPENSIRVDKDM; from the exons ATGGCTACCGTAACGACACTGAGGTTCCTATTGACAGTAGGCAGATGGCGCCGCAGCCGTGGAGTAATTTTTCAGTTCCGA ACGCTCGCCGTCCTCGTGCCCGGTGTGACCCAGATAGATAACAAGTCCGATTTTCTGGGGAAAAAGCCCCATCGTAAGCACCCCGGCATCCTACAGCTTCCGTACGTGCGGCTGCCACAGGCTCTGACTAACGCCGCCCGGGTACTACTGACTG AGAGCTCAATGTCCAATGTAGAGAAGGAGGTGCATGCACTGACCAGTTATCTCTGGAGCCGACGTTTGCCTGTAGAGCCAGAGGAGTTGCAAAGACGGGCAATACATCTTGAGAAAAAATTCTCGGAAAACCAAG ACTTACCTCAGACAGAGGAGAAACTTCGTGAAGCAGTGCTACATGTCCTACGCAAAACTACTTACCACTGGCAAGAACTGAG CTACAATAAGGAACTGAGTCTGGTGTATATGGCAGCAAGACTGGATGGTGGCTTTGCAGCAGTCTCCAGGGCATTCCATGAG ATCAGGATTCGgattccagagttcaagccacaaACCTTGATGGACTTTGGTTCTGGTACTGGTTCTGTCACCTG GGCTGCTCACAGTACTTGGGGCCAGAGCCTTCGAGAGTATATGTGTGTGGACAGTTCAGCTGCCATGTTGGATTTGGCAGAAAAGCTACTGAAAG GTGGTTCACAAACAGGAGAGCCTTATGTTCCAGGTGTCTTTTTCAGACAGTTTCTACCTGTGTCACCCAAG GTACAATTTGACGTGGTCGTATCAGCCTTTGCCCTAAGTGAACTGCCTAGCAAAGCTGACCGAACTGAGGTGGTTCAAACTTTGTGGCGTAAGACAAGCCATTTTCTG GTATTGTTGGAGAATGGAACGAAAGCTGGGCACCGCCTTCTTATGGATGCCAGGGACCTGGTTCTTAAG GGAAAAGAGAAGTTACCTTCAGATCCTCGGCCTGGCTTTGTCTTTGCTCCT TGTCCCCATGAACTTCCTTGTCCTCAGTTGACAGCCTCTCAGCCCCTGGCCTGTAGCTTCTCTCAGGCTTACCATCCAATCCCCTTCAGCTGG AACAAGAAGCCAAAGGAGGAAAAGTTCTCCATGGTGATTCTTGCCCGGGGGTCTCCAGAGGAGGTTAATCGTTGGCCACGAATTACTCAACCTGTCCTTAAACGGCCTCGTCATGTGCATTGTCACCTGTGCTGTTCAGATGGACATATGCAGCATGCTGTCATCACAGCCCGCCGGCATGGCAG GGATTTGTATCGTTGTGCCCGTGTCAGCTCCTGGGGAGATCTTTTACCTGTGATCACTCCATCTGAATTTCCTCTCTCCCCTGCTCAAGATCCCCCTGAGAATTCCATAAGAGTTGACAAGGATATGTAA
- the Slc39a2 gene encoding zinc transporter ZIP2, with protein sequence MESLLGVKIGCLFALLAITLTCGLIPICFKWFQIAEATGRHRRVLSLLGCISAGVFLGAGLMHMTAEALEGIESEIQKFEVQNRTEIKGNSSDATDSALVEYPYGELIISLGFFSVFLLESLALQCCPGAAEGSTVQKEEWGGTHIFGFHSHEPLPSPSRGPLRALVLLLSLSFHSVFEGLAVGLQPTIAATTQLCLAVLAHKGLVVFGIGLRLVKIGTGSRWALFSILLLALMSPLGLALGLTVAGGDPEGGQGLAQAVLEGVAAGTFLYVTFLEILPRELAGPEAPLTKWSCVAAGFAFMAFIALWA encoded by the exons ATGGAGTCACTCCTGGGAGTAAAAATTGGCTGCCTGTTTGCCCTGTTGGCTATCACTCTGACCTGTGGCCTTATTCCCATCTGCTTCAAGTGGTTCCAGATTGCTGAAGCTACAG GTCGTCACCGCCGggtcctcagcctcctgggctgcaTTTCAGCTGGTGTCTTCCTGGGAGCGGGGTTAATGCATATGACTGCCGAAGCCCTGGAGGGAATTGAATCCGAAATCCAGAAGTTTGAGGTGCAG AacaggacagaaattaagggaaatTCCTCTGATGCTACTGATTCAGCTCTT GTGGAGTATCCTTATGGAGAGCTCATCATCTCCCTGGGTTTTTTCTCTGTCTTCCTTTTGGAGTCGCTGGCATTGCAGTGCTGTCCTGGGGCTGCTGAAGGATCAACAGTTCAGAAAGAGGAATGGGGTGGGACTCACATCTTTGGATTCCACAGCCATGAACCTCTGCCCTCACCCTCACGGGGTCCCCTTCGAGCCCTTGTCCTCTTGCTTTCACTCTCCTTTCATTCCGTGTTTGAAGGTCTAGCTGTGGGACTACAGCCAACAATTGCAGCTACCACACAGCTCTGTCTTGCTGTCTTGGCTCATAAGGGGCTTGTAGTTTTTGGCATAGGACTGCGTCTGGTGAAGATAGGCACTGGATCTCGATGGGCCCTGTTCTCCATATTATTATTAGCTCTCATGTCCCCTTTGGGACTAGCCCTAGGGCTGACTGTGGCTGGAGGGGATCCTGAAGGGGGACAAGGCTTAGCCCAGGCTGTATTAGAGGGTGTGGCAGCTGGCACATTTCTATATGTTACCTTCCTAGAAATTCTGCCCCGGGAGCTAGCTGGTCCCGAAGCCCCTTTGACCAAGTGGAGCTGTGTAGCTGCTGGTTTTGCCTTCATGGCCTTTATTGCTTTATGGGCCTGA
- the Ndrg2 gene encoding protein NDRG2 isoform X1 produces MAELQEVQITEEKPLLPGQTPEAAKEAELAARILLDQGQTHSVETPYGSVTFTVYGTPKPKRPAIFTYHDVGLNYKSCFQPLFQFGDMQEIIQNFVRVHVDAPGMEEGAPVFPLGYQYPSLDQLADMIPCILQYLNFSTIIGVGVGAGAYILSRYALNHPDTVEGLVLINIDPNAKGWMDWAAHKLTGLTSSIPEMILGHLFSQEELSGNSELIQKYRNIITHAPNLENIELYWNSYNNRRDLNFERGGEITLKCPVMLVVGDQAPHEDAVVECNSKLDPTQTSFLKMADSGGQPQLTQPGKLTEAFKYFLQGMGYMASSCMTRLSRSRTASLTSAASIDGNRSRSRTLSQSSESGTLSSGPPGHTMEVSC; encoded by the exons ATGGCAGAGCTTCAGGAGGTGCAGATCACAGAGGAGAAGCCGCTGTTGCCAGGACAGACCCCTGAGGCGGCCAAG GAGGCTGAGTTAGCTGCCCGAATCCTCCTGGACCAGGGACAG ACTCACTCTGTGGAGACACCTTACGGCTCTGTCACTTTTACTGTCTATGGCACCCCTAAACCCAAACGCCCAGCGATATTCACGTACCATGACGTGGGACTCAACT ATAAATCTTGCTTCCAGCCGCTGTTTCAATTTGGGGATATGCAGGAAATCATTCAAAACTTCGTGCGGGTTCATGTGGATGCCCCTGGAATGGAAGAGGGGGCTCCTGTATTCCCTTTGGG ATACCAGTACCCGTCTCTGGACCAgcttgcagacatgatcccttgcATCCTGCAGTACTTAAA TTTCTCTACAATAATTGGAGTTGGTGTCGGagctggagcctacatcctgtcgCGATAcgct CTTAACCACCCGGACACAGTTGAAGGTCTTGTTCTCATCAACATTGATCCCAATGCCAAGGGTTGGATGGATTGGGCAGCCCACAAG TTAACGGGCCTCACCTCTTCCATTCCGGAGATGATCCTTGGGCATCTTTTCAGCCAG GAAGAGTTGTCTGGAAATTCAGAGTTGATACAAAAGTACAGGAATATCATTACACATGCACCCAACCTGGAGAACATTGAACTCTACTGGAACAGTTACAACAA CCGCCGAGATCTGAACTTTGAGCGTGGAGGTGAAATCACCCTCAA ATGCCCTGTGATGTTGGTGGTAGGAGACCAAGCACCCCATGAAGATGCAGTG GTGGAATGTAACTCAAAATTGGACCCCACCCAGACCTCGTTCCTCAAG ATGGCGGACTCTGGAGGTCAGCCCCAGCTAACTCAG CCAGGCAAGCTGACTGAGGCCTTCAAGTACTTCCTGCAAGGCATGGGCTACA TGGCCTCATCCTGCATGACTCGCCTCTCCCGGTCTCGCACAGCCTCTCTGACCAGTGCAGCATCCATTGATGGCAACCGGTCCCGCTCCCGTACCCTGTCTCAGAGCAGTGAATCTGGAACTCTTTCTTCAGGTCCCCCAGGGCATACCATGGAGGTCTCCTGTTGA
- the Ndrg2 gene encoding protein NDRG2 isoform X2 encodes MAELQEVQITEEKPLLPGQTPEAAKTHSVETPYGSVTFTVYGTPKPKRPAIFTYHDVGLNYKSCFQPLFQFGDMQEIIQNFVRVHVDAPGMEEGAPVFPLGYQYPSLDQLADMIPCILQYLNFSTIIGVGVGAGAYILSRYALNHPDTVEGLVLINIDPNAKGWMDWAAHKLTGLTSSIPEMILGHLFSQEELSGNSELIQKYRNIITHAPNLENIELYWNSYNNRRDLNFERGGEITLKCPVMLVVGDQAPHEDAVVECNSKLDPTQTSFLKMADSGGQPQLTQPGKLTEAFKYFLQGMGYMASSCMTRLSRSRTASLTSAASIDGNRSRSRTLSQSSESGTLSSGPPGHTMEVSC; translated from the exons ATGGCAGAGCTTCAGGAGGTGCAGATCACAGAGGAGAAGCCGCTGTTGCCAGGACAGACCCCTGAGGCGGCCAAG ACTCACTCTGTGGAGACACCTTACGGCTCTGTCACTTTTACTGTCTATGGCACCCCTAAACCCAAACGCCCAGCGATATTCACGTACCATGACGTGGGACTCAACT ATAAATCTTGCTTCCAGCCGCTGTTTCAATTTGGGGATATGCAGGAAATCATTCAAAACTTCGTGCGGGTTCATGTGGATGCCCCTGGAATGGAAGAGGGGGCTCCTGTATTCCCTTTGGG ATACCAGTACCCGTCTCTGGACCAgcttgcagacatgatcccttgcATCCTGCAGTACTTAAA TTTCTCTACAATAATTGGAGTTGGTGTCGGagctggagcctacatcctgtcgCGATAcgct CTTAACCACCCGGACACAGTTGAAGGTCTTGTTCTCATCAACATTGATCCCAATGCCAAGGGTTGGATGGATTGGGCAGCCCACAAG TTAACGGGCCTCACCTCTTCCATTCCGGAGATGATCCTTGGGCATCTTTTCAGCCAG GAAGAGTTGTCTGGAAATTCAGAGTTGATACAAAAGTACAGGAATATCATTACACATGCACCCAACCTGGAGAACATTGAACTCTACTGGAACAGTTACAACAA CCGCCGAGATCTGAACTTTGAGCGTGGAGGTGAAATCACCCTCAA ATGCCCTGTGATGTTGGTGGTAGGAGACCAAGCACCCCATGAAGATGCAGTG GTGGAATGTAACTCAAAATTGGACCCCACCCAGACCTCGTTCCTCAAG ATGGCGGACTCTGGAGGTCAGCCCCAGCTAACTCAG CCAGGCAAGCTGACTGAGGCCTTCAAGTACTTCCTGCAAGGCATGGGCTACA TGGCCTCATCCTGCATGACTCGCCTCTCCCGGTCTCGCACAGCCTCTCTGACCAGTGCAGCATCCATTGATGGCAACCGGTCCCGCTCCCGTACCCTGTCTCAGAGCAGTGAATCTGGAACTCTTTCTTCAGGTCCCCCAGGGCATACCATGGAGGTCTCCTGTTGA
- the Tppp2 gene encoding tubulin polymerization-promoting protein family member 2 codes for MASEAEKTFQRFAVFGESSSSGTEMNNKNFSKLCKDCGIMDGKAVTSTDVDIVFSKVKAKNARTITFSEFQEAMKELGQKRFKGKNPDEALQAVFKLMEGKDPATTGVTKATTVGGVDRLTDTSKYTGTHKERFDESGKGKGIAGREEVTDNTGYVSGYKGAGTYDKKK; via the exons ATGGCATCAGAAGCAGAGAAAACGTTTCAGCGATTTGCTGTCTTTGGAGAATCATCAAGCAGTGGCACTGAAATGAACAACAAAAATTTCTCTAAACTGTGCAAAGACTGTGGCATCATGGATGGCAAGGCAGTCACCTCCACTGATGTGGACATTGTGTTCAGTAAAGTGAA GGCCAAGAATGCCCGAACCATCACATTTTCAGAGTTTCAAGAGGCAATGAAGGAGCTGGGCCAGAAGCGGTTCAAGGGGAAGAACCCAGATGAAGCCCTGCAGGCTGTTTTTAAACTCATGGAAGGCAAGGACCCTGCCACCACTGGAGTTACT AAGGCAACAACAGTGGGTGGAGTAGATCGTCTCACAGACACCAGCAAGTACACCGGTACCCACAAGGAGCGCTTTGATGAAAGTGGCAAGGGCAAGGGGATTGCAGGACGGGAAGAAGTGACTGACAACACTGGCTATGTGAGTGGCTACAAGGGTGCTGGCACCTATGATAAGAAGAAGTAG
- the Rnase13 gene encoding putative inactive ribonuclease-like protein 13 — translation MAPAVAQLLFLQLVLGPTLVMAVQLEIAVQNFRTLNMDYPKAKFPDDFKGYCNGFMSYVRGRKEQWYCPKTHYVLHTPWNTIWKSCKNSESFCENYNEYCTLTTKPFPITICRVNKRQPPTSCRYSSTETNRKLYLLCSSKYEGQPIGILGLYKRT, via the coding sequence ATGGCACCAGCTGTGGCCCAGCTTCTCTTCCTCCAGCTTGTTCTAGGGCCCACTCTGGTCATGGCCGTTCAGCTGGAGATTGCTGTCCAGAACTTCCGCACCTTAAACATGGACTATCCCAAGGCGAAATTCCCGGATGATTTCAAGGGCTACTGTAATGGTTTTATGTCCTACGTGCGGGGCAGAAAGGAGCAATGGTATTGTCCTAAGACACATTACGTGTTGCACACCCCCTGGAATACCATCTGGAAGTCCTGCAAGAATAGTGAGAGCTTCTGTGAGAACTACAATGAATACTGCACACTCACCACGAAGCCCTTCCCCATCACAATCTGCAGAGTGAACAAGAGACAGCCACCCACCAGCTGCCGCTACTCAAGCACTGAAACCAACCGAAAGCTCTACCTGCTCTGCTCCAGCAAGTATGAGGGCCAACCGATAGGTATCCTTGGCCTCTACAAGAGAACTTAA